From Mustela erminea isolate mMusErm1 chromosome 1, mMusErm1.Pri, whole genome shotgun sequence, a single genomic window includes:
- the SON gene encoding LOW QUALITY PROTEIN: protein SON (The sequence of the model RefSeq protein was modified relative to this genomic sequence to represent the inferred CDS: deleted 3 bases in 2 codons) — MATNIEQIFRSFVVSKFREIQQELSSGRSEGQLNGETNTPNEGNQAGDAAASARSLPNEEIVQKIEEVLSGVLDTELRYKPDLKEASRKSKCVSVQTDPTDEIPTKKSKKHKKHKNKKKKKKKEKEKKYKRQPEESESKAKSHHDGNIDLESDSFLKFDSEPSAVALEHPVRAFGLSETSESPAVVLEPPVVSMEVSEAHTLETLKPATKTAELSVASTSTISVQSEQSVAVTLESSMTKILDSFTTAPVPTTTVMLKSPEPAVTMSMEYQMKPMLKSLETTPPEQSKVMLEPPVAKGLEPSETLVLLSEIPTEVHPEPSTSTTMDFPESSATEGVRLPEQPVEVPSEIADSSMTRPQELPELPKTTALEQPESSVASVMELPGPPATSKPELQGPPVTPVLELPGPSATPLPELPGPLSTPVPELLGPPATAVPELPGPSATSVPQLSQELPGLPAPSVGLEPPQEVPEPPVMAQELPGLPAVTAAVELPGQPAVTVAMELTEQPVTTSELEQPVGMTAVEHPGQPEVTTATGLLGQPEAAMVLELPGQPVATTALELPGQPSVTGVPELPGLPSATRALELSGQPVATGALELPGQLMATGALEFSGQSGAAGALELLGQPLATGVLELPGQPGAPELPGQPVATVALEISVQSVVTTELSTMTVSQSLEVPSTTALESYNTVAQELPTTLVGETSVTVGVDPLMAQESHMLASNTMETHMLASNTMDSQMLASNTMDSQMLASNTMDSQMLASSTMDSQMLATSSMDSQMLATSSMDSQMLATSSMDSQMLATSSMDSQMLATSSMDSQMLATSSMDSQMLATSSMDSQMLATSTMDSQMLATSTMDSQMLATSSMDSQMLASGTMDSQMLASGTMDAQMLASGSMDAQMLASSTQDSAMLGSKSPDPYRLAQDPYRLAQDPYRLGHDPYRLGHDAYRLGQDPYRLGHDPYRLTPDPYRMSPRPYRIAPRSYRIAPRPYRLAPRPLMLASRRSMMMSYAAERSMMSSYERSMMSYERSMMSPMAERSMMSAYERSMMSAYERSMMSPMAERSMMSAYERSMMSAYERSMMSPMADRSMMSMSADRSMMSSYSAADRSMMSSYSAADRSMMSSYTADRSMMSMAADSYTDSYTDTYTEAYMVPPLPPEEPPTMPPLPPEEPPMTPPLPPEEPPEGPALPTEQSALTAENTWPTEVPALPPEESVSLSEPSVSQSEISEPSALPTNYSVSASDPSALASEAAVTVPDPALEPESSVTSTPVESAVVAEEHQVVPERAVTYMVSETTIMSAEPTVLTSESSVMSETAETFDSMKASGHASEVSLSLLDPAAANPEASQSTLELPAMAVSELPAVAVPEPPTGTVPEPPAAAVLEPPAVAIPDPTAVAVSDPIAVAVPDTPAEGVPETLALAESEHVTTPVPVVSALEPTVPVLEPAVSVPQPNTVVSEPSVPVQEPTVVISEPAVTVSEQTQVIPTEMVLESTPMILESSVVKGVNLLSSDQTTAPEIGMQEIPMHSDEEPHAEGHLKNDPYESEHGTDTDLKTNNHFVAQEMEHNTASAASTGAVGEIGEGNILSISETKQCTVLDTCSSVSEADGGTLSSAGPLALEPDAVGTSKGIEFAIASALGSVSNYDAEVSLTAQDTEHDMIISTSPSGGSEADIEGPLPAKDIHLDLPSNNFINKDAEGALSIKDCDQTLAVALSPKESSGEDKEVPLPTKEIQSDSGFSATIDDINEADLVRPLLPKDMERLTSLRAGIEGPLLPSEVERDKSAASPVVISIPERASESSSEEKDDYEIFVKVKDTHEKSKKNKNRDKGEKEKKRDSSLRSRSKRSKSSEHKSRKRTSESRSRARKRSSKSKSHRSQTRSRSRSRRRRRSSRSRSKSRGRRSVSKEKRKRSPKHRSKSRERKRKRSSSRDNRKTVRARSRTPSRRSRSHTPSRRRRSRSVGRRSFSISPSRRSRTPSRRSRTPSRRSRTPSRRSRTPSRRSRTPSRRSRTPSRRRRSRSVVRRRSFSISPVRLRRSRTPLRRRFSRSPIRRKRSRSSERGRSPKRLTDLNKAQLLEIAKANAAAMCAKAGVPLPPNLKPAPPPTIEEKVAKKSGGATIEELTEKCKQIAQSKEDDDVIVNKPHVSDEEEEEPPFYHHPFKLSEPKPIFFNLNIAAAKPTPPKSQVTLTKEFPVSSGSQHRKKEADSVYGEWVPVEKNGEENKDDDNVFSSNLPSEPVDISTAMSERALAQKRLSENAFDLEAMSMLNRAQERIDAWAQLNSIPGQFTGSTGVQVLTQEQLANTGAQAWIKKDQFLRAAPVTGGMGAVLMRKMGWREGEGLGKNKEGNKEPILVDFKTDRKGLVAVGERAQKRSGNFSAAMKDLSGKHPVSALMEICNKRRWQPPEFLLVHDSGPDHRKHFLFRVLINGSAYQPSFASPNKKHAKATAATVVLQAMGLVPKDLMANALASGVPHVDRLRFYINHFRILLCIKMYFLFNVVNIWQFKTLCKKQSVQTSPGFDFCTMEIVFNHTGFWYVYIVYLSDVFV, encoded by the exons ATGGCGACCAACATCGAGCAGATTTTTAGGTCTTTCGTGGTCAGTAAATTCCGGGAAATTCAACAGGAGCTTTCCAG TGGAAGGAGTGAAGGCCAGCTCAATGGTGAAACAAATACACCTAATGAAGGAAACCAGGCAGGTGATGCAGCTGCCTCTGCCAGGAGCCTCCCAAATGAAGAAATAGTTCAGAAGATAGAGGAAGTACTTTCTGGGGTCTTAGATACAGAACTACGATATAAGCCAG acCTGAAGGAGGCCTCCAGAAAAAGTAAATGTGTGTCTGTACAAACAGATCCTACCGATGAAATTCCCACCAAAAAGTCAAAGAAgcataaaaagcacaaaaataaaaagaagaaaaagaagaaagaaaaggaaaaaaagtataaaagacagCCAGAAGAATCTGAATCAAAGGCGAAATCACATCATGATGGGAACATAGATTTAGAATCGGATTCCTTTTTGAAGTTTGATTCTGAACCTTCAGCGGTGGCACTGGAGCATCCTGTAAGAGCTTTTGGCCTTTCTGAGACCAGTGAATCTCCTGCAGTTGTATTAGAACCTCCTGTGGTATCAATGGAGGTATCAGAGGCACACACCTTAGAAACTCTGAAGCCAGCTACAAAAACTGCAGAACTGTCCGTTGCATCAACATCAACAATTTCAGTGCAGTCAGAGCAGTCTGTGGCAGTCACGCTGGAATCATCCATGACAAAGATTTTGGATTCCTTTACAACGGCACCAGTGCCTACTACAACAGTAATGCTAAAGTCACCTGAGCCAGCTGTAACAATGTCAATGGAGTATCAGATGAAGCCTATGCTGAAATCTTTGGAGACCACACCTCCAGAGCAATCAAAGGTCATGTTAGAACCTCCAGTAGCAAAAGGGCTAGAGCCTTCAGAAACCCTTGTGTTATTGTCTGAGATACCTACTGAGGTGCACCCTGAGCCAAGCACATCAACAACAATGGATTTTCCAGAGTCTTCAGCAACTGAAGGGGTCAGATTGCCAGAGCAGCCTGTCGAAGTACCATCGGAGATTGCAGATTCATCCATGACAAGACCACAGGAGTTGCCGGAGCTCCCCAAGACCACAGCGTTGGAGCAGCCGGAGTCGTCGGTGGCCTCAGTGATGGAGTTGCCGGGGCCACCTGCGACCTCCAAGCCGGAGTTGCAGGGGCCCCCTGTGACTCCAGTGCTGGAGTTACCTGGGCCCTCTGCTACCCCCTTGCCAGAGTTGCCAGGCCCCCTTTCTACCCCAGTGCCTGAGTTGCTAGGGCCCCCTGCGACGGCAGTGCCTGAGTTGCCGGGGCCCTCTGCGACATCAGTGCCACAGTTGTCGCAGGAATTACCAGGGCTTCCAGCACCATCCGTGGGGTTGGAGCCACCACAGGAGGTACCAGAGCCACCTGTGATGGCACAGGAGTTGCCAGGGCTGCCTGCGGTGACAGCAGCAGTAGAGTTGCCAGGGCAGCCTGCGGTAACAGTAGCAATGGAGTTGACCGAACAACCTGTGACGACGTCAGAGTTGGAGCAGCCTGTGGGGATGACAGCGGTGGAACATCCTGGGCAGCCTGAGGTGACAACGGCaacagggttgctggggcagCCTGAGGCAGCGATGGTGCTGGAGTTGCCAGGACAGCCAGTGGCAACGACAGCGCTGGAGTTGCCAGGGCAGCCTTCGGTGACTGGGGTGCCAGAGTTGCCAGGGCTGCCTTCGGCAACTAGGGCACTGGAGTTGTCAGGGCAGCCTGTGGCAACTGGGGCACTGGAGTTGCCTGGGCAGCTCATGGCAACTGGGGCACTGGAGTTCTCGGGGCAGTCTGGGGCAGCTGGAGCACTGGAGCTTTTGGGGCAGCCTCTGGCAACGGGGGTGCTGGAGTTGCCAGGGCAGCCTGGGGCACCAGAGTTGCCTGGGCAGCCTGTGGCAACTGTGGCGCTGGAGATCTCTGTTCAGTCTGTGGTGACAACGGAGCTGTCAACGATGACCGTGTCGCAGTCCCTGGAGGTGCCCTCGACGACAGCGCTGGAATCCTATAATACGGTAGCACAGGAGCTGCCTACTACATTAGTGGGGGAGACTTCTGTAACAGTAGGAGTGGATCCCTTGATGGCTCAGGAATCCCATATGTTAGCTTCTAACACCATGGAGACCCATATGTTAGCGTCCAACACCATGGACTCCCAGATGCTAGCGTCCAACACCATGGACTCCCAGATGCTAGCGTCCAACACCATGGACTCCCAGATGTTAGCCTCTAGCACCATGGACTCCCAGATGTTAGCAACTAGCTCCATGGACTCCCAGATGTTAGCAACCAGCTCCATGGACTCCCAGATGTTAGCAACCAGCTCCATGGACTCTCAGATGTTAGCAACCAGCTCCATGGACTCCCAGATGTTAGCAACCAGTTCCATGGACTCTCAGATGTTAGCAACCAGCTCCATGGACTCTCAGATGTTAGCAACCAGCTCCATGGACTCCCAGATGTTAGCAACCAGCACCATGGATTCCCAGATGTTAGCAACCAGCACCATGGACTCCCAGATGTTAGCTACTAGCTCTATGGATTCTCAGATGTTAGCATCAGGCACTATGGACTCTCAAATGTTAGCCTCCGGCACCATGGATGCCCAGATGTTAGCATCTGGTTCCATGGATGCCCAGATGTTAGCATCTAGTACCCAAGATTCTGCAATGTTGGGTTCAAAATCTCCAGATCCCTACAGGTTAGCTCAGGATCCTTACCGGTTAGCTCAGGATCCTTATAGGTTAGGTCATGACCCTTACAGGTTAGGTCATGATGCCTACAGGTTAGGGCAAGACCCTTATAGATTAGGCCATGATCCCTACAGACTAACTCCTGATCCGTATAGGATGTCTCCTAGACCTTATAGGATAGCACCCAGGTCCTATAGAATAGCCCCCAGGCCATATAGGTTAGCACCAAGACCCCTGATGTTAGCATCTAGACGTTCTATGATGATGTCCTATGCTGCAGAACGTTCCATGATGTCATCTTATGAACGCTCTATGATGTCCTATGAGCGGTCTATGATGTCCCCTATGGCTGAGCGCTCTATGATGTCAGCCTATGAGCGCTCTATGATGTCAGCCTATGAGCGCTCTATGATGTCCCCTATGGCTGAGCGCTCTATGATGTCAGCTTACGAACGCTCTATGATGTCAGCTTACGAGCGCTCCATGATGTCCCCAATGGCTGACCGATCTATGATGTCCATGAGTGCCGACCGGTCTATGATGTCGTCCTACTCTGCTGCTGACCGGTCTATGATGTCATCGTACTCTGCAGCTGACCGATCTATGATGTCATCTTACACTGCTGATCGTTCAATGATGTCTATGGCAGCTGATTCTTACACCGATTCTTATACTGATACATACACGGAGGCATATATGGTGCCACCTTTGCCTCCTGAAGAGCCTCCAACAATGCCACCATTGCCACCTGAGGAGCCACCAATGACACCACCATTGCCTCCTGAGGAACCACCAGAGGGTCCAGCATTACCTACTGAGCAGTCAGCATTAACAGCTGAAAATACTTGGCCTACTGAGGTGCCCGCATTACCTCCTGAAGAGTCTGTGTCGCTGTCTGAACCTTCTGTGAGTCAAAGTGAGATTTCCGAGCCTTCGGCATTGCCTACTAATTATTCAGTGTCAGCATCAGATCCTTCAGCGTTAGCGTCAGAGGCTGCTGTGACTGTTCCTGACCCAGCATTAGAGCCAGAGTCTTCGGTTACATCAACACCTGTAGAGTCTGCTGTAGTAGCAGAAGAACATCAAGTTGTTCCAGAGAGAGCGGTGACTTACATGGTATCTGAAACTACCATAATGTCAGCTGAACCAACTGTATTAACATCAGAGTCTTCAGTTATGTCTGAGACAGCAGAAACCTTTGATTCCATGAAAGCTTCAGGACATGCCTCAGaggtgtctctgtctctcttggaTCCAGCTGCAGCTAATCCAGAGGCATCACAGAGCACTCTAGAGCTGCCAGCCATGGCTGTTTCAGAGCTCCCAGCTGTGGCTGTCCCAGAGCCACCAACAGGGACTGTTCCAGAGCCCCCAGCAGCAGCTGTCCTAGAGCCCCCAGCCGTGGCTATCCCTGACCCAACAGCTGTGGCTGTCTCTGACCCAATAGCTGTGGCTGTTCCAGACACACCTGCTGAGGGTGTCCCGGAGACCCTGGCCTTGGCTGAATCTGAGCATGTTACCACTCCTGTGCCAGTTGTTTCTGCCCTGGAGCCTACTGTGCCTGTGCTGGAACCAGCAGTGTCAGTCCCTCAGCCTAATACAGTTGTTTCAGAACCATCTGTTCCTGTCCAAGAACCCACTGTGGTAATTTCAGAGCCTGCTGTCACTGTCTCAGAGCAGACCCAAGTAATACCAACTGAGATGGTTTTAGAGTCTACACCAATGATACTGGAGTCTAGTGTTGTAAAAGGAGTGAATTTACTATCTAGTGATCAAACTACAGCTCCAGAGATTGGCATGCAGGAGATTCCCATGCATTCAGATGAAGAGCCACATGCTGAAGGACACCTGAAGAATGACCCATATGAAAGTGAACATGGTACAGATACAGACCTTAAAACAAACAATCATTTCGTTGCTCAAGAGATGGAACATAATACAGCGTCTGCTGCCAGTACTGGTGCTGTTGGTGAAATTGGTGAAGGGAATATTCTGTCGATCAGTGAGACTAAACAATGCACAGTATTGGATACCTGCTCTAGTGTTAGTGAAGCTGATGGAGGAACTCTGTCTTCTGCTGGCCCTCTTGCTCTTGAACCTGATGCAGTGGGAACGAGTAAGGGTATTGAATTTGCCATAGCATCTGCTCTTGGTTCAGTTAGTAATTATGATGCTGAAGTATCTTTAACTGCTCAAGATACTGAACATGACATGATCATTTCCACTAGCCCTAGTGGTGGTAGCGAAGCTGACATAGAGGGACCTTTGCCTGCTAAAGACATTCATCTTGATTTACcatctaataattttattaataaggaTGCAGAAGGAGCATTATCTATAAAAGACTGTGACCAGACATTAGCAGTTGCTCTCAGTCCTAAAGAAAGCAGTGGAGAAGATAAAGAAGTACCTCTCCCTACTAAAGAGATACAGTCAGATTCAGGATTTTCTGCCACTATTGATGATATTAATGAAGCAGATTTAGTAAGACCATTACTTCCTAAGGACATGGAACGTCTTACAAGCCTTAGAGCTGGCATTGAGGGACCTTTACTTCCAAGTGAGGTTGAACGTGACAAATCTGCTGCCAGTCCAGTTGTAATCAGTATACCAGAAAGAGCTTCAGAGTCGTCTTCAGAGGAAAAAGATGATTATGAAATTTTTGTAAAAGTTAAGGACACAcatgagaaaagcaagaaaaacaaaaaccggGACAAAggtgagaaggagaagaaaagggactCTTCATTAAGATCTCGAAGTAAGCGTTCCAAGTCTTCTGAACACAAATCACGCAAGCGTACCAGCGAATCTCGTTCTAGGGCAAGGAAGAGATCATCTAAGTCCAAGTCTCATCGTTCTCAAACGCGTTCAAGGTCCCGTTCCAGacgcaggaggaggagcagcaggtcAAGGTCAAAGTCCAGAGGAAGGCGCTCTGTATCAAAAGAGAAGCGCAAAAGATCTCCAAAGCACAGGTCAAAgtccagggaaagaaaaagaaaaagatcaagttCCAGGGATAACCGGAAAACAGTTAGAGCTCGCAGTCGCACCCCAAGTCGTCGGAGTCGGAGTCACACACCAAGTCGTCGAAGAAGATCTAGATCTGTGGGGCGGAGGAGCTTTAGTATTTCCCCAAGCCGCCGGAGCCGCACCCCAAGCCGCCGGAGCCGCACGCCTAGCCGTAGGAGCCGCACCCCTAGCCGCCGGAGCCGTACCCCAAGCCGCCGGAGCCGAACCCCAAGCCGCCGGAGCCGCACCCCTAGTCGCCGGAGAAGATCAAGGTCTGTGGTAAGGAGACGAAGCTTTAGTATCTCACCAGTGAGATTAAGGAGATCACGAACACCATTGAGAAGAAGGTTTAGCAGATCTCCCATCCGACGTAAACGGTCCAGGTCTTCTGAAAGAGGCAGATCACCTAAACGCCTAACAGATTTGA ATAAGGCTCAGTTACTTGAAATAGCCAAAGCTAATGCAGCTGCCATGTGTGCTAAGGCTGGTGTTCCTTTACCGCCAAACCTAAAGCCTGCACCTCCACCTACAATAgaagagaaagtagctaaaaagTCAGGAGGAGCTACTATAGAAGAACTAACTGAG aaatgcaaacAGATCGCACAGAGTAAAGAAGATGATGATGTGATAGTGAATAAACCTCATGTTTCAGACGAAGAGGAAGAAGAACCTCCTTTTTATCATCATCCCTTTAAACTCAGTGAACCCAAACCCATTTTTTTCAATCTGAAT attgCTGCAGCAAAGCCAACTCCACCAAAAAGCCAGGTAACGTTAACGAAAGAGTTTCCTGTGTCGTCTGGATCTCAACATCGAAAAAAAGAAGCAGATAGTGTGTATGGAGAATGGGTTCCTGTAGAGAAAAatggtgaagaaaacaaagatgatgaTAATGTTTTCAGCAGCAATTTGCCCTCTGAG cctGTGGACATCTCAACAGCAATGAGTGAGCGGGCACTTGCTCAGAAAAGACTCAGTGAGAATGCATTTGACCTTGAAGCCATGAGCATGTTAAATCGAGCTCAGGAACGG atcGATGCCTGGGCTCAGCTGAACTCCATTCCCGGTCAGTTTACCGGAAGTACGGGAGTGCAGGTTCTGACACAAGAGCAGTTGGCCAATACTGGTGCCCAAGCCTGGATTAAAAAG GATCAGTTCTTAAGAGCAGCCCCGGTAACTGGAGGAATGGGAGCCGTTTTGATGAGAAAAatgggatggagagaaggagaaggattaggaaaaaacaaagaaggaaataaggagCCTATCCTAGTTGATTTTAAGACAGACCGAAAAG gtctcGTTGCAgtaggagaaagagcacaaaagcGGTCCGGAAACTTCTCTGCTGCAATGAAAGATCTGTCAG GCAAACATCCTGTGTCTGCTTTGA